Sequence from the Amblyraja radiata isolate CabotCenter1 chromosome 24, sAmbRad1.1.pri, whole genome shotgun sequence genome:
ATCAACTGGAACCAGATATGATATTCACAAGGAACATATGAGCAATGGATGATCATCTCCACTGGGACGTCCTTGAAACTCAAAGCTAAGTGATAACTAGCTCTTAGCAGAAATAGCATGGCACTTGAGGCCAGAGGCATTTCCATGCCAAGATTATTCCCCTCTTGATCAACTCTAATTTCACTCTAACTGATTTCACTACAAGGAATTCAATCGACATTCCAAAGGAGCAAATAGGTTATCAGATTGTGGCAGCAGGTTTTGAGTTATTTCATGACATCCTTGGTGACATCTTAACTTAACATCTGACAACTTAAAAGACAAACTTATCAAAATGCAACTGAACACGGCAGGAAAGTTCAGGCTGTTGTTGAAAACCATGTCGCCCATCACTAGTAGCCAATACATCATCAAGCAAACATTTTAAATAGATAAattacacacacaaaaaaattacTTGATATTTTGCATGCACAGCTATCATCAGAAGACAAAGCCCATGGGTGTTACCTGCGCCGGACTGGGGGGCTCCTGCGGCGATAATCCTCACGAGAACGCCTGGCCCAAGCTGGAGGGGGGCCACGATTACGAATGCGTCTCTCACCATTAGAAAGCTCTACGCGAACACGGCAGCCACAGAGATTCCTGAAAATCATCAAATCAGAAGCTGCCTACTCACAAAACATATCCTACACAAACACAGGCAGCCCAGGTAGTCTACACAGTGCATTGAGAAGTCTGCAGAAAATCTAAAGTAGAAATTCTAACAGAATATGAATACAATGGCATCTGTATTGAACAAATCATCAAGATATTCTACGCTAAAATATACAATTTTTTGCCGTGCCCTCAGCAATTTCTGCAAAGCAAGTGCGTATGTGCCTAGCAGGACAAAGTGTATCATGTTCATTTAGTCTTTGGATTATCTTGATCATGCGTAACGGCAACATTATCCTCAGAAACAATGTTTGGATCCCAAAGTTTAAACATCGAATCCCATGAAAAAAGGCTCTTGATATACAAACATGTTGATATCCTCCTTAAAAAATCCATGCAATTCTTCCAAGAAATCATCAAAGCCAAAAAAGACAAAGAACAATCAAAGATCAGCAATATTATTGATGTACATGCACATATACCAAGGGACTAATTATCTTATCAATCAAGATACCCAGTGGGTAGCAGTTATCATTATTGCCAtgtagctaaagaacactaagcaCCAGTGAAGTCTGTGCTGACTGTGCACGTTCTCTCCtgagctgcatgggttttcacacaCATACCAAAGATAAGCTGGTGGTTAAGTGGCATTTGTAAATTACTGTCCAGTCTAGGTAAATGGCAAAAGAATCAGAGAAGTTGAGAGAAAAAGGCTGCAGGGGCAAAAGTAAACAGGAGCGGGGATGGGATGAGTGGGAGTGTTACCGATGAGCCAACATAGACCCAATGGTTCCTTCTGAGCAATTATAAAGACATTGCATCTGGTAAAAGAACTCCTACCACCCCCCAAAAAGTTTAAATATGCCCCAGTATACACCACAATCTGGAACAGCATCAgtactaacttcaggaaaattatcCAGCTGTGTTCCCTATTCCGTTTTGTGGAAAGAGGGACTGCTTACATAGTTCAACCCCAAGGATATTGCAAATTAGCTTCCAGCTGCAACTCTACAAGTCAAAAAGTAGGGATAACCAAATGTCTGGAATGGAATAAAAACGTGGTTATTACCAGTGCAAAGGCTGTGGCTGGAAGAGATGCTGAATATATCAAATGTTTCTGATGTACTATATAGTCATTAGTCAATTTGCTGTAACTTTCACTGTCACAATAATTGACAGTTTTTACTGCTCTATTTGGTGCTAAACCTACACTTATTAAAAGCTTTACTAAAAATGTTAATGGATTCAACCGCCTCCTGTATCACAAATCTGGGATCAGTAATAATTTGTCCAGTGACAAGAATTTCCGGCAATGATCATGGAGCTGCAGTCACACAAAATGAACACTTGGAAAGTGAGAGTATTTCACAGCTGTGTCTTTCTGCATTCTCTCATTCCAGTCATTAGGTGGAGCAAGTGTGGGGGAAAAACAATATTCAACAGCTGCAACCACTGTAAAAAAATGTCTCCATCGTAGTAGACTGTATCGTAGTAACATTTGCACAATTGTTAACTGAAAAGAATGCAGTGGAGAAGAGGTGTACAGAATTGAATGGCTTGTTGAGAAGAGATTGAATGGCGAGGAAACTATCATTACCTTCCGTCGAGCTCTCTGACAGCATCTGAAGCATCACGTGGATCTTCAAATTCAACAAAAGCAAAGCCTGGTGGGTTTCGGGCAACCCACACACTGCGAAGTGGGCCATAATATCCAAATGATCTCTCCAGTTCAGTCTTGTTCCCATTATTTCCAAGATTCCCAACATACACCTTGCAATCTAAAGGACACGAACCATGATTCATGGCTGCAAAAAGAGTTCATTTTAGAGTTATCAACGGAGCCAATACATCAAGCAAAACCAGCCCCTATTCTCTGCCTTCTGCCCATCAAATTGATTCAATCTACTCTTTACTGGAAAGCAATCAAGACCACTCAACCCCCCAGTCACTCtgcgctcctctccctcccaaaatGACATAATCGTATTTAAcaatatatccatgttctccggggatgctgtctgtgtctgtcaaatctgttgagttactccagctctttattttgggttttttttttaaaccactgctgcagttccttgtttctacactggaTTAGAGAATTTCTCCCCCATTGTTATCATTTTCTTTAACAGACTTTTCATATGCTGAAGATGAATTCCCAATCTACTGCTTCACAGCCCATGTACATTTTTCCATGCATACTACCTAATGGagttctctggaactctctgccacagagggtagttgaggccagttcattggctatatttaagagggagttagatgtggcccttgtggctaaggggatcagagggtatggagagaaggcaggtacgggatactgagttggatgatcagccatgatcatattgaatggcggtgcaggctcgaagggctgaatggcctactcctgcacctaatttctatgtttctaatgcatgCAACACATACAGTTTTCATTATCTTGGTGtacacaataataaactaataactaagggAGATAGGATTACTATAATTATTTGAGCTTCTTTAGGTGATGACAAATTTACACACAACCACCGCCTTTAAAAGCAGTTCAAACAAAACTTACATGGGACTTAAATTAACAGGAGAGACTGGTCTAACGCCTACTCTAAAGTTACCAAAGAATGAGAATCTGAAATTTAGCTTCTACACCTGTCTGGTATGTGTCAATATGTTATGTTAATAACACTGCTTAACCTTTTAAAAACATCAGAAAAAGGCTCATTGAAGGCAGTGCCAAAGTTTACTTTCCCACAGGAGGAATGCTGAAACTACTACCGATCAAGCAATTCCAGACCAGTATCTGTGGAAGTGGCCCTACAACGTATTCAATGTATACAAAATATTACAACAGGCAGATAGTTGTGAGATAAGATGGCAAAACTAGACTTGTTAACTGCAAACTGATTTGAAAGACTGGAGGTCATTTAAATGTTGCATTGCAACATGATGAAAGGCTTCTAGATGCCACAGGCGAGTGAGTTAATGGGTTACTTAGAAATCTTAGAAGGGTACGTCCCGAGAAAACTAGAGTAACCTGATTCTCTGTCAAAGAGGTAtcaacggactagaggggtcgagatggcctgtttccgtgctgtaattgttatattattatattatattaagttaggtctttattctctggagcgcagaaggttaaggggggacctgatagaggtctttaaaatgatgagagggatagacagagttgatgtggatcagcttttccctttgagaaaagggaagattcaaacaagaggacatgacttcagaattaagggacagaagtttaggggtaacatgagggggaacttctttactcagagtggtagcggtgtggaatgagcttccagtggaagtggtggaggcaggttcgttggtatcatttaaaaataaattggataggcatatggaagagaagggaatggagggttatggtatgagtgcaggcaggtgggactaagggaaaaaagttgttcggcacggacttgtagggccgagatggcctgtttccgtgctgtaattgttatatgttatatatataacAGGACACAGTTGCTGAAGGGGGGCAGTTTGATTTTCAGAATAGCTCCACATTCTAATTGGGTGTAAAATCTGGACACCACCAATGCCAAAATGATTGGCAGAACCATCCTCtagaaaataaaatgcaaatgGGTTTGCAGCTTATATTAAACGTGATTTTAATATAAGAACGGGTGAGAAACAACCATAAGATGCAGAAAAatatgcaagaaggaactgcagatgctggcgtaCACCGAAGATGTATAAGTGTCTGCAGAAAAATAGTTCGAGCTCGGTGAGAGAGCAGTTATGGAAGGGGAGCCCTAGAACTGATCTGTAGAGTTGAAGCATCAGGCGTTGGGAGAGCTAACGTCCCGGGTGCCGGACAGACCTCGGCCacaacatggagaatgtgcagttAGTAAGGGGGAcggtggttagacacaaaatgttggagtaacgcagcgggacgggcagcacctTCTGcagaaaaggagtgggtgacgtttcgagtcgagatctttcttcagactgcgagtcaagggagagggaaaccagatatggaagggcaagatgTGAAAACGACACATCAAAGCAGACGATTATCAAGTAAACGTAGTATGGTTCATTCTGTAGGAACGaattgcagatcctggtttaaatcgaagacacaaaatgttggattaatTCAGAATAATCCACCCAACtacagttacccaaccagatgcaactaaatttaaagtagctctttcttcccaataaccctttctggcttaagccctcccttcaccacctccagtttaaattccatttggaatattttggaggaccaagaaaccaagaagaggctcagacagcatttctggagaatagggAGCGTTTTGGGTCTCGattgcttttctccagtgatactgtctgctccagctttttgtgtctagaatgcttcattgttggctatggggaaggtgacaaggaagcATACAACCGTGGAGTGGGGTCCCGGCCGCAAGGCCCCACCGCCCCTTTGTTCTCGCCCACATGGGCCTGACGGCGGCAGAAAATGGCGCCGCCGTCCTCATGGCCCCGCCCGCCCGCCaagccgctctctctctctccctcttcctccccttccccctctctcccgggGGGCTCAATCCTCGAGTCAGGGTCGACGACCGCTCGGTTAAGAGCAGCGGCTTCGGCCACCCGCTTCGCCGCCATTTCATTTCGCGCCAGGGCCCCGAGGCCTGACAACGCGGCTTTCCCGGCGTCTTGCCGTCGCGATGCCGCCACCGGGCGAGCCTCATCATCACACGGTGGTCATCGGCCGATGGCTGCGtcgatcggggggaggggggtcctCGGTTACCTGCTATTCTCTGCTTGCGACCGCCTGTCCTTCTAAAccaaccgaccgaccgaccgctcTCCCCTCACGAAGCAAAATGGCCGCGGCCTTGCACCGCAACCGATGGAaatagccgcggtcacgtgatgcAGCCGGGTGGCCCGCCCTCCACAAGCCGATTGGTGCAGAGCGCCCATTCATTCATTTCAAACTACGCAAGGATACCTTCccctggctaacaatgatctattctatgttcaagaaggaactgcagatgctggaaaatcgaaggtacacaaaaatgctggagaaactcagcgggtgcagcagcatctatggagcgaaggaaataggttccttcgctccatagatgctgctgcacccgctgagtttctccagcatttttgtgtaccttcgattttccagcatctgcagttccttcttaaacacaatgatctattctgtgtgagaaacaactgcagatgctgaataacATCGAAGGCAGTCACAaattcctggagaaactcagcgggtgaggcagcatctatgtagagaaggaatgggtgacgtttcgggtcgagacccttcttcagactggtgcggagggggggagatagaagATAGAAAGTGGGCGGACTCAgtaggactggtgggagaactggggaggggaaggagggagaaagcaggcaagggctaactgaagttagagaagtcaatgttcataccgctggggtgtaaatcaaagatactagaggagctcgaaaactcagattgggaatgggatgggggagttgaagtgctgagcaaccgggaggtcaggttagttatgacagactgagcggaggtgttcagcgaaacgattgccaagtctgcgctcggtctcaccgatgtagagaaattgacacctggaacagcggatacagtagatgagattggaggaggtgcaagtgtacTTCTGCCCCAGCACCCATTACCTCCCCACACAAGTCCATCCaagacccaatcagtctttccaggtgaggcagaggtgctccctccttctccttcccctccccattgccaattctccttcccttcccccttcccggtTCTCCTTCAAATTGGACTGTCTCCGCCCACTTTCTATATTTTTCCCGCCCACtcctccccacatcagtctgaaaaagggtcttgacccgaaacgtcacacattcctctctccatagatgctgcctcacccgctgagttttccccagcagtttgtgtctaccaatgatctattctatacgTTCTTTGATCTCCTTTccatttgtcctattttcacaccttacactcccTTAcctatgtacctccctctcccctgacatcagtctgaagaagggtctcgacccgaaacgtctcacattccttctctccagagatgctgcctgacccgctgttactcaagcattttgtgtccattttacaCAAAAGAGACATGCATGGCTGCAGCCATCAGGACAGTCCCCAGTcccttacatatctttcattcattaattgtatatctctctacatcaccgtctatatctctcatttaaattaatattttacttgcagcagcacaacaaaatatataaacatagtactctgtaaacagagGGAAAAAGATCagtatatgtataaatatatgggaaggaactgcagatattggttttatatatatgtgtgtttagtTGCCATATGGAtcaacaacggaacaatgaaattcttacttgcagcagcaacacccacagatatataataaacaaaatagcAAAACATAAATAACCCCAGTACTGGTGCAAATAAGCAACCAAAGCCAGTCCATGAGTATCGTACAGCCTTCAAGAGTCTCGTGGTTGTTggcaagaagctattcttgaacctggtgataACAGTTTTCAGACACCTATAATCAAGAGTCTTTGGGCTGTAACAGAGTTTAGTCAAATGATAATTTAAATTCTTTCAATTGAGTCATAGATCGAACATTGGAACAGGTTGAAACATTTATTTGCAACAAGTAACACTGCCGAAGGGAAGGAGAAATCCACTTTGTTCCCAGACGTAAATGTTAAGTTTAATGATGTTGGCTCCAACCAAACGAGAAGGCAAGAACTGATTAAATCGTTTGAACAGCATGAGTGCccatgataaacacaaaatacacaagtgctggcagcatctctggagcaaatggttaagtgacatttctggtcaggaccctttatCTGACTGCTTGTACGGAGGaagacgggggggagggggggaactggaagcaagaaaagtccAGGAGATAACCTCAAGCAGGGAGCTTCCCTGATAGGCTAATTGTTGGCAAGGGCCAGTATGATCCCGAGGGATACATGGttgcgaactgtggaactggttaaccaaCTTTTAGTGGAGATAGGGGATAAGGGGAAAGAACgagaggagggggataggggTGTTTGTAGaatttacctaaaattagaggattcaacgttcataccgcttagTTGCGAGCTACCacacaaaatataaggtgctgttcgtccaatttgcatgtggactcactctagcaatggagccGGCCCTGGGCAGAAAGGTCAGGATgcaaatgggaaggggaattaatttGGGTAGCAAACAAATGAGTGCCCAATCTAGTCGAATAGTGTAACAGTACAAATGTACCACTGGAAACAGTATCTAGCTGAAACTGAGTTGGACTCTGTTGCAGATTAAGTAATAAAATGAGTATGATAGAAACAAGTAacagcagatgatggtttacacaaaaggacacaaagtgctgcagtaactcaacaaggcaggcagcatctctggagatcatggataggtgatgtttcgggtttagttttagtttagattagatataCAGGGCAAAAATTGGTCCTTCGACCTAACGAGTCCactacgaccagcgatccccgcacattaacactatcctacacacacgaggggcaatttgagTGTTcattcaatttacaattttaccgaagccgacAAACTTGAACatatttggagtgttggaggaaaccggagtgcccgaagaaaactcacgctgtcacgggaagaacgtacaaactctgtacagacagcatccatagtcaggattgaaccagggtctctagcgctgtaaggcagtaaatctaCTGCCGcccctatctgaagaagggtcccaacacgaaacgttatctatccatgCTGATCCATccattgacccattgaattactccagcactttgtgtccaaaaaTGAGTATATTACAAGTTTGGAGGTGATATTGCAGGATAACAAAGTTTGTGAAATCTATAGTGTGAGTGCCTAAGTGGGACTGCCCAGTGACAACAATGATTTTTAAGCATACATTTAACATTGCCCAATCAATGGGAGTAGTAGAAACACAAGAAACCCCAGAATCTGAGGTCTTGAATAAAGAACAAACCGCTAGAGGAACAcgcgcacgtcaggcagcatctgtggatgaaaaTGGACAGGACTCGAAATACCGTCTGTCCATTTacccccacggatgctgcctggcccactgagatccttccatttgaatgttgatAGCAATACTGCCCATTTGAATCATGCGCAGTATTTGCAATACTACCCAGTGAATGCTCAGTGTGTTAATAAGGTGAGCCTGCTTCACATTCACAAAGTCAAAGCCAGATACATAGCATCTGTCTGACCTATTTGCACTATTTATaaaacatagaatagtgcagcaaaggaacaggcccttcagctcacgatATCCATGTTGAATATAATGCCAGGTTTAACTagtcccctctgcctgcatgtgattcatatcccccatatccatgtgcctatataaaaaTATGTTATATACCacaatgtatctgcctccacaccaCCTTGGCAGCGTGTAACACACGCTCATCACTCTCTGTCTAAAAAACTTGCTCTGACCGTACCCTTTAAACATTTTCCTCTCAcctttaagctatgccctctggtccttgacattTGCACACTGGATAAAAGTTCTGACTGTGTactctatctaggcctctcatcattttatgcaTGTGCTTCTATCAGGTGTCccttcaacctctg
This genomic interval carries:
- the srsf3 gene encoding serine/arginine-rich splicing factor 3, producing the protein MNHGSCPLDCKVYVGNLGNNGNKTELERSFGYYGPLRSVWVARNPPGFAFVEFEDPRDASDAVRELDGRNLCGCRVRVELSNGERRIRNRGPPPAWARRSREDYRRRSPPVRRRSPLRRRSFSRSRSRSLSRDRRRERSLSRERNHKPSRSFSRSRSRSRSTDRK